A genome region from Erythrolamprus reginae isolate rEryReg1 chromosome 4, rEryReg1.hap1, whole genome shotgun sequence includes the following:
- the COMMD6 gene encoding COMM domain-containing protein 6: MRPVTPADPLGILPQDLLAELCERAVQRLQSGKVAFDAAQMCQRCHVAGVEITPADLCRILQTLSCLFGKAAKNKLSLEEFSTALGKKFGFLLQQSAQVIQQVWKEKRESLVGLEDAKPVAAAGQLIDFQWKLGIAMSSDTCKSLKSPCVTVALKVADGLGNVTCKSFEMTIAQFQNFHSQFKEMASVLETF, translated from the exons ATGCGGCCCGTCACGCCGGCAGACCCGCTGGGGATTCTCCCGCAGGACCTGCTGGCGGAGCTG TGCGAGCGAGCCGTGCAGCGGTTGCAATCCGGGAAGGTTGCTTTCGATGCCGCCCAGATGTGCCAG AGATGCCATGTGGCTGGCGTGGAAATAACCCCGGCCGACCTGTGCCGAATTCTTCAGACCCTCTCCTGCCTTTTTGG CAAAGCGGCAAAAAATAAACTTTCCTTGGAAGAATTTTCCACCGCATTAGGTAAAAAGTTCGGTTTTCTATTGCAACAATCCGCCCAGGTCATCCAACAGGtgtggaaggagaaaagagaatcCCTGGTGGGATTGGAGGATGCAAAACCTGTGGCAGCAGCCGGACAG CTGATCGATTTTCAGTGGAAGCTGGGAATTGCCATGAGTTCCGATACCTGTAAATCCTTGAAATCGCCTTGTGTTACAGTGGCGCTAAAAGTTGCCGATGGTTTGGGGAACGTCACGTGCAAAAGCTTTGAAATGACCATCGCTCAGTTTCAG AATTTCCACAGCCAATTCAAGGAGATGGCAAGTGTTCTTGAGACATTTTGA